tacaaaccccgcccattatcagataatcagctgtgattggaccggcaagttttctgccagaggaaatcaattcccaatggaggagatacagaccgagtctggcagagcaaatgaaatgagcccCCAGAATTAATCTGGGTCCGAGGCTAGTGTGAAACAAAGGAGTCACACACATCAGACTttagatacacacacagtgcaagTCACCAAGATGTTCACAGTTAATAGTAAATAATAGTAGTAGTAAATAAGATTAGAAAAGCGCTGCATTAATATACAGTCCATTTGACCATTCATGAGCAGTTTTACTCCTGTGGTCTGACAGAGAGGATTCACAGTGAGAAGGGTGACTCGTCTTCTACCCTGTGGTGAGAGGCTTTGAGTAGAACATGCAACTGTCAACAGTGGGATCGGTCGGATCTTTCTTATGATTTCTAAGGTTTCCATAATCTAATCATCACCAAGGACAAATGACAAGTGGTGAGGAGAGGGGATAATGTGATATGTATACACTGCATTTGTTGTTGGTTACCTGAGCCTGGCAAAATGTTGACGACTCCTCGAGGAATACCAGCTTTCACAGACAGCTCAGCAAACTTCAGCGCTGTCAGTGGAGTGACCtgtgaaaatgagaagaaacacTCATCATCTGACACAGAATGAGGGGGCGGGTCGTATGTTACACATCTCTCATGCCCAAAATACATTGTGCGTGCAcgtgttcattcatttataatgTGTATTTTCGGTGCAATCACCTGTGCAGGTTTGAGCACGAGCGTGTTTCCAGCTGCGAGGCAGGCGGCGCTCTTCCAGGCCAACATCATGAGAGGGTAGTTCCATGGGATGACAATggcacacacactatcacagaGACAAGGTTCTGCGCTCAGTAAGACTCATCCTCCAGAATGAAACAGTCCATGAGTTAGTTAACTGTCTTTACCCCAGAGGTTCTTTCCTAGTGAAGGTCAGGTTGCGGTTCGGCCTGGCCTGGTTGATGGGGATCGTCTTGCCCTGTAACCAACAACAGCACATGTCTGAGAACGTCGGAGTCTAATCACtgttcaaaagcaaaaaagctCTCTGAACAATTTTATACCTGGATCTTGTCACACCAGCCGGCGAAGTAGCGGAAAGTCTGAATGGACATGCCTACGTGGGTCTTCAGGGCCAGTGTGTACACGGCCCCTGAGTCAATGGACTCAATGGTAGCCAACTCTTCTTGGTGTTCCTCCATCAGGTCGGCGAGCCTAGagggaggaggtcagaggtcacagggtgTGAGTATGATGTCACCACAGATTCAATGAGTTATACTACAACTTGAGGCCTGTATTTTGTCTCCATTCAAAGTTGTTCAATCCTCAGCTGATGTATACAGCTATGACCTGAGGACTCTGCAGAAGTTCTGCAGTCATAAGgagcttctcttctctgtgatCTGATTGGTGGAGGTGTACTGTATTCACATGAACATCAGAGATGCTGGACTGTATATAATAACCAACGCTACACAGCACTAAGCGTCTATGCTTGTTTCTGACCAGCGCAACATGTAGAAAATCATCCCTTATAATATcaactagggctgggcgatatggccttTAAATAATAtagcaatatatattttgttatatcgcgatacacgatatatatcgcaatatttttaaatctcctctaaagcacttcataaatgcacaatttaaccttCTGAAGCAGATAATCACTCCAATATGATGATTCTAGTAATCCCTGAAACCTATCtgtgtattaaaacattctttaatcttaattatattcatcAATGGTTTCTACTaggacaattttaaacttcaaagcaAGTCTTATCCCGGCACCTTTACAAAATTTTACAAGACAATTTATAGTCACAGTATTCGAGAtgtagtcatttaatacatctcatgtgcaaCAAGCGGACCCTAATATCAACCCACCAAGGTGCATATCTCATCACTAATCAGAACTAAATTTAACAGTGTGTTTCTAACTTTGTTGGTCATGTAACCACAGTGCAGTCCTCTAGGTGGAGCTACTCACTTGTAAAGCCGACTTCCTCTGTCTCTAGGGTTCATCCTGCCCCAGGGGCCATTATCATAAGCTTCTTTGGCAGCTGCCACTGCCCGGTCCACATCCCCCAATGAGGCATAGGACACTTTACAGATCACCTGGGTGAAGGACATGATGGTCACACCCTACTACTCTTCAGGGATTTCTGGATGTGTGTACATGTTCATAAAGATCACTCACAGATCCATCAGTTGGATTGATGGTCTCGTAGGTCTTCCCATTTTCTGCGTCCTCGAACTTGCCATTGATAAAACACTGGTGCGGCATTTTCACTGTCATGTTGTTTACTTCTTTGGTTGCCTGAGTACAATTCAGAATGTAATTAGAATATAGGCAATATACAATGTtaatgatcattttattttcatctgttatCCGTCACCTCCTACTTGtctaacagaaaatattttgtttgtattggtGGGCATCTTTCCCAGCCTCTCTTTTGGggttccccaaggctccataTGGGGACCAATTTctatacacacatataaacatgtatatatatatatatgtcaagtGTTAAGATTTACAGTGAAAGTTGCTCCTTACATTAAATGAGGGGACACTGAAAGATCAACAGGTTTCATTCAGACTCACATAATCCAcaaccagctcctcctcctggtcctcccctCTCAGCTTGCGGACAAACATCTGGATGAAGTCCTGGAAGGTAGAGGCCATGTACACATCCTCATTCTGCAGCTGCACACCTTCACATTTctgcttcacctcctccaccagcctgGACAGAAACACACCAGCTATTCTTAAAACTACACACTCTGGAATCTCGAGGTTTTGATTGTCAACGCACAAGCGACTTTTCTCTAAGCTCCTGGAGTTTCTCAAAGTAGAATCTCTGGAGTATATGCGAGTGAGTccagaatacagcaggagaatgaGTGTGTTGATGACGGTTGACAAAATGCTCCAGAGATGATCCTGCTGTTGTAACTTATATGTGAACAGAAAACTTCGGAGAATGTTTGGACGCAATTCTGCGGACATTGTGATCTGGCGGcagtggctcaggacgtagagcgGGTGGTCCGCTAACCTGAAGGTCGACTGATTGATCCCAGCTttccccagtccgcatgccgatgtgttcttgggcaagacacttaaccctgaattgcctctgagtgtgaatgtgtatgaatgtgtatgaatgtgcgtgaatgtgtgtgaatggcttTGATTGGCcgataagacaagaaaagatttttttaaacatagtcCATTAAGTTcaggtctgaaaacagcttcatcGTGATAAGCAAACATCTGACCATTAAGAAGTGTAACAGGACCAGTTTTAAAGTGAATCACTGAAGTGTCCGTAAGTCTGAATACTTCTGCATTATTCTTGTATTGAAATCACCTTTTCTGATCTTATTATTTCATGCCTTGGCACCAGCTGTGACTGAGGACATTATGTATTCAGggctgtctatctgtctgtctcaaaGAGTCGCTGTAACTCAAGGATGTACTGATCAAGTTTTGGGTgatcagaggtcaaaggttaggGTCAATCTGATCATACTGGAACATTTTTTGGCCATAAATCAATAATTCTCATTGGGATACAATGATGTAGTGATGACATTTAAGGTCAGACATGTTTATCTAGAGTGTGAAGGACTGTGGGGTCCTTGTGGAGCTTCACTCTCTCAGTGACATCCTGGATTATTATTGgaatccagacacacacacacactcctctccctGAGGTGTGAGGCCTAAAGTATGACATCAGTTCACATGACACTTGCCTTATACTTGGAACTGCTAACTTTAGACGTGCATTACAATTTATGACTCTCTTCTTATGTGCATATGAAGACATGTTGCCATCTCTGGTCTTAAAATAACCTCACCTGACCACATCCATGGACGCAGCTCCGGACTTGAAGAAGTCTGTGGTGTCCTCAATGACCAGGACGTTGCTGAGGATGCCCTTCCAGATGTtctgtgatagaaaaaaaatccaaaacattttacaaagtaTTCAATACTGTCTTTTCATATCAATGAAAGCAAAATGCCATAGTTAACTTGCCCTGATCTCTTCTTCCATCTTCTTTTCATCATCAGTCAGCTCCACACTGGCACTATCTCCAGAGGAGAAGTATTTGGAGGCATGGATCATCTTACCATCTTCAAACTGCAGACTTCTCACCAGCAGCTGATAACCAAACACAGAAAGGATGAAGTGCAGCAACAAGACGAGGGGACGGGACAACACAGACTGTATTAGAGACACTCACAGCTTTCCCATCAGTTCCGTACAGCACGAGCCCATTGTTGGTGACCAGGCCAGGTTGGGACGCCCCGTCGATCTCCAGGGGCTGACCAGTCGGTACCGACCCCCCTAACATGGACGAGCCATACACCGTCACAGACTGAGGAAGAACACGATCACATATGTACATTACTTTTGACTTTAATGATCTTTGACGGTTCTTTTTTAGACCTTCATATGCTTCATATGTACATAATGTCAGtggaaaatgatttattgagaaaacagcaacacaaatttATGTCTCCAGAAAAATTTACGGCTCAAACTGTGAACATTTTAGGACATTTTGAGGTTGTTCAAGGAACAAACCTCAAATCCAAGAATTTCTTTCTGACTTTGCCATAAACACTAAGTGTGAGTTTTTGTCTTTGCCTGCAAGTTCCAGCAAACGCACCTGACCACCAATGACAGTCCAGGCACCAGGGACTTTGTCATGTCCGCGGATCCAGTTGTGGATGGCCTCTGCTGGCTGGGCCAGGTTGACCTGGGGGACAGGAAGCAGACAGAGTCAACATGTGGAcatattgacattttcacaccaAGTCCCCTTCATTTCTGAGAACGAGAGGGAAGCCCAACAGCTGGCTGCAACTAGCTGAGCCACACGTAGAAAAAACCCTCAGGGTAAATAATCCTGTGCACTAAGAATAGTACATTCAGACTCAGCACCACTGCAGCCTCTCTGCTTGTAACATTAACACCAGTCACTTGCTCACTTGGTACAACACTTTGAGCTAACAGTAAGTTTCCATGCTGCTAACTGAATGAAGGTGTTTGGAACCCACCACTGTAGGTTAGCAGAAGAGAGGAGTCCAATGTTCTGTAAGTTGCCAGGAACCATTTTCTCTGGAGCAACGGCCAGAACCTCTGTTTATTACTGTTGAGCTGTAGTGTATTTTCTGTAGTCCAGTCCCAGATAGCATTAATACAGTCAAGCAGTCTGGTTAATCTAAAGGCCTCATTAGAGTTAAATAAAAGTAGCTGGATATCGTCTGCATATAAGTGGTATGTAATATGAAAGCATTTAATTATCTGGCCCAGTGTCAGTAGGCACTTGACCTTAATACATTAATTGGTGCAGTACTTTAGTTaccaaaaaaaactgcaaccagACAAATGAGACTGAAGCCTAAATGATTGGAGAATTGAGATCATGTGATAGATGAGAGTGATACCTCTCACCTTGGAGTTGGACTTCTTCTGAATGCCTTCATAGCTGGCTCCTTCCTCTGTCTGGGGAACTCGAGGGGCCTTTCCATCAGCGATGAGCTGCACTGACTCCACCTATACAACATCTTTGTCAGTGGTGCAACAGCGGCTGACTTGGAATTTCATTAGAGAGGACTAAGACTGGGAACTGTCCATTATGGCAAAGTGCATAGAGTATGAATTAATAACTTGTCTGTTCAGTTTGtaaatgattaattcatttgaaatatgttcttcatgaatatacagtatgctgTCAATACGCTCCTGACTACGGTCCTCACATGACGAAGAGGAAAAGTTCAACCAACAACATCAAATTGCAGGTGGTTACCATGGCCTTGATGCCTTCTGGGAAGAGGAAACGGTTGTAGAGTGTGTCCACAGTGTCGTTGGGCTCCACAGCACACTCCCTCTGCAGCAGGATGGGTCCAGTGTCCAGGCCATCGTCAGCCCAGAACACCGTGAAGCCAGCTTTCCTATCGCCTTGGATCAGGGtcctggtgacacacacacatagacacacacgcagacacacacacacacacacacacacacacacacacacacacacacacacacacacacacacacacacacacacacacacacacacacacacacacacacacacacacacacacacacacacacacacacacacacacacacacacacacacacacacacacacacacacacacacacacggtgtaaAGTAGGCCATAAACCTGACCAAATGGAGCAGAACCTGATAACTAAGTGATAAGTTGAGACTGTTGATAAGACTGTGAGACAAACAAGCGTCTACTACAGGTACTCATGGCAACTGGATACTTTCATATATTCATGTGAAGGCCCATTCTCAGCCATTTTGGGATATTTTCAGTTGAAATCGTATTATAGATTGCCAAATAAAGTCCAAATAAAAGAGTTCAAGATATATTATCTGTAATGTGAGGTATGTTGGCCTGGAGTCAAGAGAGACTACAGATAATCTATTAATTTGATATGAAGTCAAACTGATCTCACAGGAGGTAGTTGTAGCAATATCCCCCAGCTTAAATGAACATTTGATGCAGTCTGTCAGTGAGATGTGAATCTATTAGACCATTGGTTtggcttagcataaagacacGAGGCAGGGCCTTCCTATCTGTTCCTCCTCTAGACGATGCTAAGCTACCTGCCTTTCTGCCTCAACCTCATCGGACTCTGGGGAAGACAACAACAGTATATTTCCCGAAATGAGCTTTTCCTCCAGCTCACCTTAAATAGCATTCGGCACGAGCTATGTTTTCATAAGCCAACAAAAAATGGAAGCTGTTGATGTCAGAGAGATAGTAAGGGTGGAGGACAAATGCCAGAAGCAGGGGCTGATAAGAAAAGCAGCTTTACTAGGAGGTCAAACAGAAGTTGTTTAAACCTCCAGCCAGACAGAAAGCAGCAAACCCTCTTCTGATCCCTCAACTCTGACCTGGTAAAACTGGACTGTGAACTCTACAAATGACCTATATCTGCAGCTCTGTAGCCGTCGTGAATATACAGGATAAACCTGGCAGAGAAGCTACATCATGCAAATTGAGCTTTcacaataatggaaaaatgataaaacataGTAGAGAAGATTCACATTTCCTCATTGATGCCAGCTACAAATAGAGTAAGAATGATCTTAGGTTTACAGACATGAGCTGACATTAGCCTCCACCGTCGCCAGGTCATAGGTCATAACAGACCAAGGCTGAAGCAGCACAAAAAGAAAGGTtgtaaagaaatgtatttgtgcttagaaattctttttttcgtctttcTGAAGTAAGAAGCTCCTTCTTTGTTTAgtcattatttctttaattcCGTAGACTGTATAAAATAATGGTTGGtggtttctatagaagtctatgagaaaattacctCTCAcctgattcataacgtcagtaaacattttcctgaggagtttatggttcaatctgtagtttcaagtcttcctcaatAAAGCACAAGAGTGATCGCCCACTTTTTGAATGACTCCGGTACCgaaagtgaatttcccattcattcatttactccaatgacattttataaaatccTTACAAAAAGAGTTTAAAGACTGAAACCAAGCCAGTAAACTAAGAGACCATTTTATCCGGAGCAAGCAAAAAAATTGGAAACGGAAAAAAAGGGCAAGGGTACAAGACTGtgaacataattattttaacagtgaaggaactactcatcccataatcCATTGCAAATGACTTTTCATCGACActttagcttcttcttgaatttaaccttcatcatcatcactatagtgtttatattgttgataacAGTCTTTTAATGTGTTGCAGCTTGAGGTTTGTGCGCATATAAAAAGTGTATAACCATCGTAGAGTTCAGTGGAAGCAGAGTGTGCCAGtaactcatgctgcgttccattacatctcAGAGCTCTGAGCTCAGAAGTCGGGGTTGGTTGGGGTTCCTCCGAAGCCCAAATCGGAATTCTGATCCTGGAGGGCGCTCCGGTTGCAACCTCAGACTCGGAGGTCTGTAATTTgcgaggtataatggaacacagcacAAAGAGCTGACATGGCGTTCGCAGGTGTAGTGagcgtttccatggtaacaagtgtaacatcgacgtctctgattggtggaggacacgtcgatgttacacttcAGGATTGTGGGAagtgtagtatttctcaatgacattgtgaataaaacatgtttttcttaaaacatggTTGATGTCCATCGGACTTGTGGGTTCTACACATGGGTTCTACAGGTTCATATACATTGCTTCCCAACCCCGTGGTGAGTCAACCTCGTATGGTTATGACAtcatggctaataatcaaaatgtcaatggagaatatgaatgggattttcactaGTTATTCTGCTATAGGCCTAgggggggaactcccatcatgcatctctaGCAAAGCGTTTTATAACTACAGTCTATTTACCACTAGCTACCTCTGaaatccccctcctccttccccctctcaccAGTTGATGGCCGAGGCTCCTCTGTGCAGGGGCAGGATGGAGGGGTGGTAGATGATGGAGCCGTGCCTGGGATTGTCGATGATGTTCATTGGGATAAACTGGGAGCAGAAAGGCATGACATTTAGCTCGGCGCCCACCGCCTTGTAGGCCTCCACCACCTCTGGGATGGGTTTCCCCTTGACCCGCCATCGCGGGAACTTGAACACAGGCGTCCCATCTTTTTCTGCCACCACAGCTGTCAAAACAGGAGTTTCACAACACAGTTTAGAAAAAGCAGAAACtagtgttgtgaggtgtggtccgcaccatttttttgttttagattttagaGAGCCTGAGCTGAGCGGAaaaccctgattttttttccggcacacacacaaaagcaacagctactggacagtgaagaaatattcaatgatttttacaaaatgtgtagtGCTTTAGGAttgcttactgctcctttaacatCCAAGGGACTTCAGTGTAGATGAACATTCTAGTTAACTTCAACACATACCCTGAGGATCATCATTTACCACACACAGCAGTGTAGAGTTCAGAGTTCTGATCAATCCTTCAACCCAATAACACAGCCACTGACTGAAATCTGAGTACATTGaatattacagtatttatatgGCATTTACCCTCTCGGCTagttgaaatagaaaaatgttttaaaaataaaataaaataaaaactcaagtGAGGAGGcggaatatataatatataaaagtataCCTGAACCAAATGTCCACCTGTGTTAAAAAGAAGTAACCAGTAACTTAAAGATTGTCACTCACATATGgacacatgttgttgtttgtcaatGGCGGGGGGGCTTTGAAAGGATTTGATGAATCCAGgctgttttttgttctgctctATTCTCTAAGAATGAGTAACTGCTGACTATGAGATGCCATCATAAACCCgctctggttggtttgaactgtgTCCTCACTTCCATCAGAAAACAAAGGGCAGATGACACTAAGAGAAGTGATGAAGAGCAACAATCCATCAGGAATAAGAGCCACTGTAAGTGAAGGGAAACAGAGCTCACTCACCGAGGGGGTCGGCCTTGCCATCTTTGTCAGGGACAGTAAACACACCCACCACTCTGTGACCTTGCTTCCTCAGGCTGCTGTAGACCTCCTGGCCAAACTGGCTCTGACCGATTATAGCTAGTTTGAGCTTATTCTGGTAATAATGCTGTAACGAgagtaaacaaaacattagTTCCAAACACAGTCAGTGTAAATGAGAAATACTGGAAATACGCGTCTGCTCTTGCGGCTACGTCACGTTCTCCCACTGTAACTGCAGAACTGCAAGtacgaaaacaaaaacaggccaTATACTGTCATAGAAAATGTGGATTAAAAAGAATCAACAATCTTATGATATTGATATATCAGccgatacatatatatatatatatatatatatatatatatatatctacaatAAATGGCAATGATTTGAAGATGTCGTCGTCAAACCCttataataaagaaatgaaatcgaagcttgatattttacagttgaacaaaaacaaataaataagaaaacacaggTGCAGCCAAATAGATTGAACTTGAAAATCTATGCAAATCTTGTCTGCTCTGTTCATATATCAACCATATATAAACTTCCacctgtttgttctgttcccGAGACAAGGCCGTGACTCCACAGGGGAGATACTTTGGGCCAAAGTGGGCATGAACAACTGacttcattttccaaaatgttgaagGCTCACGACTGGGGTCGGACGAGGTGTCAACAAACTGCCACGGCTTCCTCATTGTCCTCCTGAcacatttgggggggggggggggtttcctaCTGTCTCAACCTGTTGTTGATACATTTCAGAAAGACTGAATAAAACCAGCTCGTGCACCTGTCACGGGGTGGTGACACAGTGTcactgtggtggaggaggaggagggatgaagggttagggtggaggaggaggagggatgaagggttagggtggaggaggagggatgaagggttagggtggaggaggaggagggatgaagggttagggtggagggatgaagggttagggtggaggaggaggagggatgaagggttagggtggaggaggaggagggatgaagggttagggtggagggatgaagggttagggtggaggaggagggatgaagggttagggtggaggaggaggagggatgaagggttagggtggaggaggaggaatgaagggttagggtggaggaggaggagggatgaagggttagggtggaggaggaggaatgaagggttagggtggaggaggaggaatgaagggttagggtggaggaggaggagggatgaagggttagggtggaggaggaggaatgaagggttagggtggaggaggaggagggatgaagggttagggtggaggaggagggatgaagggttagggtggaggaggaggagggggcccgGCCGGGGGGGAAGCCGCTCTCCCACAGGacccaatgtgtgtgtggaactgtGGGGGGAAGCCGGTTTCGAGTTCCATGCGCTCCGGTGGACGGTGCCGTCCGGCGCACGAGGCGCCGTCTCCGGCCGCACACCGACACGTTGACAACGGTGCATTACAGACATTCGCCAacattcggggggggggggggtccctgaCTCCTGAccgtcccctcgtccccctcaCTGAGCCGTGCACAGTGCGGAGCTGCTATGCTGATGCAACTCCTCCACAGCATGTACAGTGaagaaggcggcggcggcgggtggggggggcgggggttaaCGTGGCACCGTGCTCTGACACAGTCCTGACTGCCGGAGACCTGGATGAACTAAAGACCCGCCGATTCGGGGCTCGGGGCTCGGgtccctcctcgccccccttGCGACCGCTGACATTTCGCAACGCAACGCGACGAGCCCGTGCTGCGGCGCAGCGAGGCGGCACATGCAGCGATACTCACGGACGAGGTGGAGAATCTCCGCAGGGCTCGACCGGCAGTCCACAGCATGATGGCGGGGGctcgtgtgtatatatatttaaaaaaaaaacggtaaaaactgaattaaaatagCTGTGCAGacactgctgccacacacaaacaaacgcgcGCGGACACACCTGCCTCCGTGTGCGAGCGAGTCGGAGGTCGTGGTTGTGTGCTCGTTGCACACAGCCTGTCACGGACGTGCCGCTCGGGACCGGTGCGTGCGCGCTCCCGCCCACGCACCGGTCAGCGCCGTCCGCGAGCGCGCGCTCACACGTGGGAACTTTGCACAAGTGTCAGCGCCAACCTTGGATGTGAGGCCGCGGAGCTGAATCGggacctcttcttttttttttacactcactatgaatacatttttaaaaatccgcCTTTTTACTCAGAATTCTCACCCTTTCCTCAGAATTCTGTGTTTAAAgtcagaatttttattttttttccccatggaACCAATcctgttctgtaaaaaaaaaaaaaaaatcaaacaaactaaTATTTATTAAGACGCAACACGATTTCAGTACAAcagcttttttatttacaataaaccCAATGATCCTAATGTTAATGTTATCCACTGTGGAACCATTCCTTGCTAATGATAGCTAACAGTAGCCAGCATGGGCgtcactttgttttgaaaagtggtggggacactttttttcagatgaaaaaGTGTTACCTATACTAGTAACATAGGTCTACTATTTGTAAGCAATACCGGTAGAAACAGGATTTACAATTTCAGGCTACAGCCTAATCATAACCTTCAAGACAATGAGGTTATGATGAACCTCATTGTTAATGAGGTAACCCTAATTTTTAGAATCGGTAGGCTCATTACTTTTTTGACATCTAGTGCAGTGCCTGTGCACCCCGCCCTGCTGCTGCAAAGTGGGAGCGATGTTTGCTCTTCTATTTCCTATTCAAAGTTTACTaatattaaatgtgtcacatgtCCAAATTGCACCGCTTGGCTCTCCAAATATACACCCACAAAGTGTGAACGGACAAACTGTTCCTGATATTGTACATGTTCTCTTGTGCAAATAGACCGTTCTCAAAGTGTTGTCATTTACCTTTCTTTTTGCACGCTAAGTTTCAGAacactttttaaacaaaattgtacttttaaaaaGGGGTGGCTCCCAGCGTAAATGACACCTATGGTAGCCAGTATCCCGGCCTTGTGATTCTGCCTATAATGCATTTCTGGGGATTggcatcattttctttttttaaattctaaattgCTCCATAAATTAATGTAGGTTCTGTGACAATTCTCAGACTGTACTGtaggcaatttagggttaagaaTCTTGCCCACGGTCAGGACACATCGGCACACGGACCTGGGGAAAGCTTTGAACGAACCGGCGAACTTCGTGTTGGTGGACGACCGGCTCTACATCTTGAGCCACAGCCCCGGTGTCAAGAGAGTCAATGTAGTGTTCATCTAAGTTCTAATGCATGAATCAACCGTTATCATACTGTACAATGTGTAACACAAACTGCTATTGTGTATCATTCTTCATTTTGCAATCCTAAAGATGGAAGGATGATCTGGCCcttctgcaacacaaacacttacGATACACTTGAATAaatt
This region of Scophthalmus maximus strain ysfricsl-2021 chromosome 12, ASM2237912v1, whole genome shotgun sequence genomic DNA includes:
- the aldh1l2 gene encoding mitochondrial 10-formyltetrahydrofolate dehydrogenase isoform X2, which gives rise to MARPTPSFIPMNIIDNPRHGSIIYHPSILPLHRGASAINWTLIQGDRKAGFTVFWADDGLDTGPILLQRECAVEPNDTVDTLYNRFLFPEGIKAMVESVQLIADGKAPRVPQTEEGASYEGIQKKSNSKVNLAQPAEAIHNWIRGHDKVPGAWTVIGGQSVTVYGSSMLGGSVPTGQPLEIDGASQPGLVTNNGLVLYGTDGKALLVRSLQFEDGKMIHASKYFSSGDSASVELTDDEKKMEEEIRNIWKGILSNVLVIEDTTDFFKSGAASMDVVRLVEEVKQKCEGVQLQNEDVYMASTFQDFIQMFVRKLRGEDQEEELVVDYATKEVNNMTVKMPHQCFINGKFEDAENGKTYETINPTDGSVICKVSYASLGDVDRAVAAAKEAYDNGPWGRMNPRDRGSRLYKLADLMEEHQEELATIESIDSGAVYTLALKTHVGMSIQTFRYFAGWCDKIQGKTIPINQARPNRNLTFTRKEPLGVCAIVIPWNYPLMMLAWKSAACLAAGNTLVLKPAQVTPLTALKFAELSVKAGIPRGVVNILPGSGGMVGQRLSDHPDIRKLGFTGSTPIGKQIMKSCALSNLKKVSLELGGKSPLIIFSDCDMDKAVRMGMSSVYFNKGENCIAAGRLFVEESIHDEFISRVVEEIKKMKIGDPLDRSTDHGPQNHKAHLDKLLEYCDVGVKEGATLVCGGRQVDRQGYFMEPTLFTDVEDHMFLAKEESFGPIMVVSKFPDGDVDGVLRRANDTEYGLASGVFTRDINKAMYVSERLDAGTVFVNTYNKTDVASPFGGFKQSGFGKDLGEDALMEYLKTKAVTVEY
- the aldh1l2 gene encoding mitochondrial 10-formyltetrahydrofolate dehydrogenase isoform X1; amino-acid sequence: MLWTAGRALRRFSTSSHYYQNKLKLAIIGQSQFGQEVYSSLRKQGHRVVGVFTVPDKDGKADPLAVVAEKDGTPVFKFPRWRVKGKPIPEVVEAYKAVGAELNVMPFCSQFIPMNIIDNPRHGSIIYHPSILPLHRGASAINWTLIQGDRKAGFTVFWADDGLDTGPILLQRECAVEPNDTVDTLYNRFLFPEGIKAMVESVQLIADGKAPRVPQTEEGASYEGIQKKSNSKVNLAQPAEAIHNWIRGHDKVPGAWTVIGGQSVTVYGSSMLGGSVPTGQPLEIDGASQPGLVTNNGLVLYGTDGKALLVRSLQFEDGKMIHASKYFSSGDSASVELTDDEKKMEEEIRNIWKGILSNVLVIEDTTDFFKSGAASMDVVRLVEEVKQKCEGVQLQNEDVYMASTFQDFIQMFVRKLRGEDQEEELVVDYATKEVNNMTVKMPHQCFINGKFEDAENGKTYETINPTDGSVICKVSYASLGDVDRAVAAAKEAYDNGPWGRMNPRDRGSRLYKLADLMEEHQEELATIESIDSGAVYTLALKTHVGMSIQTFRYFAGWCDKIQGKTIPINQARPNRNLTFTRKEPLGVCAIVIPWNYPLMMLAWKSAACLAAGNTLVLKPAQVTPLTALKFAELSVKAGIPRGVVNILPGSGGMVGQRLSDHPDIRKLGFTGSTPIGKQIMKSCALSNLKKVSLELGGKSPLIIFSDCDMDKAVRMGMSSVYFNKGENCIAAGRLFVEESIHDEFISRVVEEIKKMKIGDPLDRSTDHGPQNHKAHLDKLLEYCDVGVKEGATLVCGGRQVDRQGYFMEPTLFTDVEDHMFLAKEESFGPIMVVSKFPDGDVDGVLRRANDTEYGLASGVFTRDINKAMYVSERLDAGTVFVNTYNKTDVASPFGGFKQSGFGKDLGEDALMEYLKTKAVTVEY